The genomic stretch TATGTCCACACTCCAGTCCTTTGCATCACAGACAGTACAAGTAATATCTGATTATTATCAGTTCACAGGTCAGCCACCATCCCCCAAAAAACACAGTTGAATACAGATGTCCCTACAGTTTTAGAAGAATCATAATATATCCACGGACACTCTGCAAGTGTGCCTACAAATATAACAGAATGTTCTGCTTATATTTCAGTAGCTAATACATTATTTGACATGCTAACTTCATAATATACTTGCTAAGTTGTTTTACTTTGTGCTAAAGTACAATATCAAAGTGTGAAGTCATCTCCTGGCAGGCTCCAAGACCTTTGAGGGCATTCCCAAACACACTGACAAGGCATTAACAAGAATTCTAATTTCACAGCAGAAGCAGCAGATGCTAGCTACCTTTCAGAAGTCCAAAAATGGAAGTGCACACCAGTAATAAAGGTTTGCTATGCTATCAAGCAGCTCTAAGTACATGCACAATGTGTATGAGGAAATGATAATGGCTTTAATGCCAGAGATCcattgttttgctgaacaccaAAAAAAGGCTTGCTCTGTGCTGGTCTTTGTTAACGATTAGATTCCTAGGTACCATAACTAATGAAATACAGTGCACACCATTCTGTTTTCCAGAAGTTGGTTTTACAGTCCATTTTCTAAGCACCCTGCTGCTTGTCTGCACACAATCTGAATCTCGACTCATTCGAACATTCCCATGGGCTGCTGAAGTCGAGACCCAGTGCCAGTGCTCATTGTCTtgttttttcttgttctttCACTTCCCCGGCCATGAAAGAGCCTCCCCCAGCAGCACAGTGACCCAGTGCTGGGCCATCTGTTCCTTCACCCATCTGGTGGTCCTAGTAGGTAAAGCTTGTGTCACAGCAGAGGAGGCAGAGGAAAAGACACAAAGACCCAGTTTTCACCACTTCAGTTCCACAAAAAGCCAGAAGCAGCCATCCCTGCTGGGCCAGATACCCCAGTGCCGCCCTCTCTCCGGGGTGAGCCATACATGCCAGCCTTTATCTCAGCCTATGGGACTTCCATCTTGTAATGTGTGCAACCATCCAGATGCTACTGAACCAGAGAGCTGAGCTGTGCTTTCTACAACTAGGAACAGTGTTTCTCAGAGGCCTTCTCAgtatgtatgttttttcctTTATCTTGGTTTTAAGCCCACTACAAATATCCCACCGTATGCGGGCATGAAAACGTGTTTTTTTACTCTAAATACCAAAGACATTTGAGTGTGTTATGGTTGAATTTCTCACTGAAGCCAAGGTTTGAAGTATGCTCTCCGACTATGCGAGCTTGTACCATATCTAAGATTTATTAGTCAGACAGTGAGTGTGGTGAGACAGTTGTGAATGATTAGGATAAACTGTAAATCTGTCTCCTTGCGGGAATTATGGttctggagaagaaaaaaaccagCCAGTGTCTTTGAGGGACATGTAACAGATGCAAGCAGCTGGAACCATGAGCAGGTCTACTTCAGACCTTCCACGCTCCTCCTGCTGGTGCCTTTTGAAACACGACCACATACCAGGAAGAAGGAAAAGATGGATCAACTGCAGTTCAAATTTCTCAAGTTTAGATAAATACATCACAAAACAAGGGTATGAACTGAATCTTGTGTCAGAGACGTTGGATCATGGATAATTAATTTATTGTGTGTTTTCCTGTAAACTCATTCTGAGCATTATTGCTGGATTATATAACAACTCAGTTGGCAAGGTGACATAAACCTCTGGCAGTGGCCTTATTTACACATCATGATGCTTGGCTTTATCTCTAAAGCTGCTGCACTAACAGGATGTATCTTGTTTCTTGTTATGTAAGTGATATGGTTCAACGAAGATTAAGAGGATATTGCTTTGGAATTGTGATCAGAACTACGTTTCCCTTTGTTGTTTTATTCTGATCACAAACCTTTATAGACAAAACACTGACAACAAGGACCAAAATGTTGTGCTAAAAGCGACATATACAAACATATTAGAGACATATTAGAGTTAAAGGAACCCATTCTTGCATATGAAAATCTATAGATTTACTGTTTAATATAAAAGGTTACGTGTAAATGCACACAACACTTCCCTTAATTCATCTGTTAATCTGACTGAAACATATGAGATTAGATGTTCACTTGCAGTGCTGCGTGGTGTATATGCCATTCAGTCCCATTTTGAATGCAAGTGATTGGAATTTTTTTATTCTCTTTTAAATACAATGTGCATGCCATCCCAAAGTACAAATCCTATATTTTATATGCAGGAGGAACATGACCATTGATCACTGGGCCATTGCTAGATGTCTGGGGCAAATTCCACATGTGATATATGACACAGCACATTTCTTGGGTAGTGATGCTTCACTGAGTCAAACCGCAGCAAAGACACAATATCGCCCCAAATTTGCTATCAGTGATGACAATGAAACAAataaatgcccccccccctgtGCTTCTTAAGCATTGTGGCATCTGCCACACCATAGAACATGGTACATCACACAGGGTGACTTGGTCTGCCGCTTAAATCATTGTCGTTTATATTGACCGCAGCGGTTTTGCAGAGAGTTCCAATGACATTCCTGACAGACTCTCAAGATTCTCCACTTTGTGTTCATGTTTCCGACAGTGTGGGCCGGGACCGTGCTGCTCCCTGTTCTGCCTGTAGCACACATACGTCCCGCATTACCTCATTAGAATTCCATCTAGTGCGGGAAGGTGAGAACCAAGATGTGCTGGCccacatcaacaaaactgtggtCAGGTTGTTGACTGCATATATTGTTCCCAATACGCTCGTCGAAAGGCACGAACATCGGCGATGACGGTGGGGGGGAAGAGGTGGCGTTTTTATTTGCCTTCGCAATCAAAGTCTTCTTTGATCTGTGGCGCTTGGGCCGTCTTCTGGCACGGAGAGGTGGCCGTTCCCCCATGTGTGTGATCCTGCACAGGGGcttgtctacacacacacggcctcCTCTCTGCCTGTGAGATAAGTAAACACAAGCGGGACCTATGCCCCTTCCACGTTTAGCCCTCTCATTTTGTCTCAGGTCCCTTGGTCTCTGGCTCAATTGACTTCATTCACCCAAGAGTCGTCACCATCAAATTGCAGTTACCATAGATCCACTGACAAAGAAAATGAAGGCTTTTTTTCTCCTTTGGACAAAGAGCAATAGTGGCAGCCTTGTACAGGGTCCTACACACAGGGTCATACACACAGGGTCCCACACACAGGGTCCTATGTACAGGGTCCCATGAACAGGGTCCCATGCACAGAGCTTCTCATCCCTCAACAGCTCCTGAACCCTAAAGCCTGAGCAGCAAAGAACCATAAATGAATCAGACTGACTGATCTAAATACAATAATCTGCAGACCACAAGAAAGAACCTGAAATAACAATAGTTCAGCGTGTATTTACATGCTTcagtttttatcatttatattAATCTTTTTTGGCACTTTTTGGCCTTTATCGGTGGCCTGTGAGTGGAGAGTTGTGTTACTGGTGAACAGGCCTGTCCTTCAGCCCCCGGGCCGTCaggagccccgccccctcgtCAGCTCCTAACTGTAGCCGGACCCTCATTTCCATCCCAGTCAGTGGGGCTGCAAATGAGTGCTGGGCAAAGTGTCCAGGGCAAACAGAACTGAGGCGCCCTGCGGAGAGCCCATTAGAGGGGGCAggcccctcactctcctcctgccTCACTACAACAACACAGCCCAGCGCCCACAGAGCACTCATTTGCATTCAGCCTCCTAAAAATATTTGGTCATCTGCCAGCAGAAGGACCAAGAcgtaaatattattatttgattCGGCACTGATTGTTTGTGTTACTATATTGGGTTTGTTTAAGTAAATTTCTAGGAAGAGGTTGTGATCCATACTCCCTAATTTAAGCTTCCATCACAGGGATTGCTTAGATGTTTTTAATAAGAATTGCAATGCTACACAATTTGAGTTTTATCTTATCAGATAAAACACATCTTTCCATTAAATCCAAAATACTTAATTttgaattaaaaaatattttaagacATTTGAATCAAATAAAATGATCAGTTATAAATATCATGTTGCTTCTTAAATGTTTTTTATGTAATAATATTACTCTTAATGAATTATTCATAATGAATCATTATTCACTCTATAACCTCACTCAAACATTGTGTCCTAGCAGTTGCACACGTGAGGTTGTATGGCAGTCGTAAATATCTTGGTGAATTTTGACACTAATCAGACATTTCAAGAGTCCAGACTCTCCTGAGGACTACACTGCTACACTTTTCAATCTCCAGTTCACTGGAGGGTGAAAAGTACTCAAGTTAtctaaatgttttatttgcaaACAGGAAAAAAGAGGACTTTGCTTTACTTTGTCAAATGCTCAGAGCGGGCACTGGAGTTGAGTGTTTTGATTTGACGAGGACTGGCCAGCTGCCTTGTGGTCTGGAGCTTGAGCGGGTCTGCAAGGAACTCCAACACTCCCCGTGCAGGTCTGGAGACAACTAGGCTGGGTAAAACCCCATCAAGCCCCATGAGTGTTGCTGATAACACCTCTGTCTCTCATTCGCTTTGACCCCAGGGTTACTTCTCTCAGGAGTGTTGACCAGCAAGGACCATCATGCAGGACTTAGATGTGCAGGGGGTGATCTGAGACCAGCCTCACACTTCATTGTAAATGGCATTTCCCTCATTAAAGGCAGATGATAACCAGAACAGTTAATGAGCTTTAATCCAGAGTTGCCAAAGAGTATCACATTACAATGACTCTTGGCAACACTTTCTCCTAAAGTTATTTCAAATGCATTGATGATATAAAATTACTTAAATGCAATGATTTATTCCTGGCATTTCACTCCTTTGGAAGACATTTTAAAGCATTAAAAGCAGAATAATTTGACTCATAATCATTATATTAGCTGGTCTAGTCTCTATtttaaaaggaaaagaaaagcaTACATTGCAAAGCAAATATCTATTAACAGATCCTGAGCTGCTTTATGTCacacaaaagacaaaaaaaaacattataaagGAAAGTGGAGGTTTAATATGGTATGAAGGCCTTTTCACTGGCCTATATTACCACTGAAAGTTAACAAATCAAAGGATTATTTTTAAAACCAACTGCAAACATTCACGAGTTACCATCAGAGAGTAAAATCTTTTAAAAAAGCACTTTGACTTTCCATCATGTGTTCCAGACTAGTCATACTAGCAGGTTATCAGCCCAGATCTCCTGCTAAACATTTAAGTTTCATATTAGAGCGCACAGATGCTTAACGGGGCTAAATAAGTCCCACTGTGTTTGTTAGACATGGTTGGGGTTGTTTAACAAAGCACATGAGACCGCACTGTGCAAAACTAACATTCCACAATTGTTACATTGAAGGATAACATTCAGAGATTGCAGTAAACTTTTTACCAGTGACTTTTTTCCTGCCAAAGCTGCAGCTGTGATGACACACATTTGCCTTGGTCTTTGGGTCAGCATATGGCTACAGTGTTCAACCATGAGTGAGCCGCGGAAGCTACAGGACAGTGTGTGGACAGGAGGACGTCTCCTCTTTTCAACATCAGTACCAAATaatcactaaccctaaccctaaccctaaccctaacccttaaaaaatgaaaacaagtcaaaacagacacacacacaaacagctatTTTTCTCTTAAAACAGTCACTCAATATAGAAATTACAATTATACTGAAGTGCAAACAGATTGTCTTTTAGTCAAACAGCAAATGCTTTTGGGATTTTACATTTTGTAATGATTTGACTGTGAATGCTGTTCTGTCTGCAGCACTAATAAGATTTAAATCCAAGCAATCCTCTGTAGTAACTTCTTGGGAAGGGATGAGTGACTCTGGGCCGGTGGGCCGATTCAGACTGACTTTACTCTCCTCTCCTAGTGTAGGAGAGAGGCTTGGCAGACCACACTCGCCCTCCTGGAAACTGATCTCACATCTGCGTCCTGTTATACATCCTAATCCCCCTCCTCTTCCCTTCCCTCTCATCGCCACTGGGCTCAAATGAAACTGGCAGGCCTAATGGAAAGTCCTAGCCCAATCTAATGTGTAATGGTTTTTAAACCCAGGGTCCTTCCTTTACACTTACGATCAACCTTTGTCCGAAATCCTATTTTGTCAGTTTGCCACAGCAGGTGATGAGGTATATTTCCAAACGCTTTTATGCAGAACCTGAGTGCAGATTACAGTGAAATGCTTCAGTCGTGGCTTTAGCAAATGTCTTCGTAGTGGTGTGTCAGTGAAATTCAGCCAGACATGTAAATGACACTGGAAACTGTTTAATGCAAAACGAAGACAGAGCACAAAATGTTCTGATTTGGAGATAAAATAGATGTGTTAAATCAGTTTCAGGCTCTACCTACAGATGCAAAGTGGACTTTATAAAACCCCAATCAAAGTTTCAACACGGTTTTAGAGACAATAATAGTTTGACTTGATCCCAGACATGTGTGCTTGTAATGCCAGCTAACAAATCATCGACGGAACACCCACTTTCACCCTCAGAAAGGGGGCAGGTACCGCTGTCGAGTTGCGGATTTAACAAAAGGACACCGTTACTGCGTTGTGACAGTTCATTCTGGATTCTACGTCGTGCGGATCTCTCCACACATGCAACATGGATCTGAAAGTGATCGTAATTGCGGCGCTGATAACGGTGACAATGTATGGGTCCGTTTCACAAGGTGAGTTACTTTGCAGTCTCTTATATGGAAAGGGAGTGTGCGCAATTGCACACATTATGCCGCCAAAAGtttgataaaaaataaatagtaaCTTTATAAAACTGTTTAcacataaaaaagaaaaaaaatcagcaATTCGGTTACAtagtaattttatttatttagaccTATTTTATGAACCCTTATTTATGGTGATGATCGTTGTGTATTTGTAATTCTTGGGAACCAAATTTGAACCAAGAAAATTTTTTACCTTTCatgatgttttattattatttttttactttcaaTTCCATCGAATCTCCCTTTTTaatgtaatatttattttgcggATTTTGCAACTTGTGTAACGTGTTGGGACATCATCCTCACACGCATCATGCGATCGACATGAGCAGAGCCCGCTTTCGGGGCGCTGATTAACGTGTGTATTTGTAaccctttttgtttttatttaattaccCGCAAATTAGGGGATAAAAAACAACAGCAGAGATAGCGCCAGTCTGTAGTTCATTCAAACAAAAGCGCCCAGTCCCTATCGCCTGTCTTTTAGCATCACAATAGAGAGAGATTACCTGACAGGCGTTTGCAATTTTTAAGTAATCTAATAAGGTGCTGGAGTGAATGGCATGTAGTTCTCACCCCGGACTCAGTGAGTGGGCGATGTCCGTTTGGGTTTACAAGCCTACAGCATTGGAGCAGCACTGGTCACGTAGGATGAAATGAAAAGCTGCTTGATCTGATGCCTTCGTTCATAAAACTGTTGtgaagaaataaaacatttgGATAGCAGCCCACGACTTTCTGCTCCTAGCAGAAAGACCATTAACTACACACCCCCTGAAGCTAAGTATTACACAGTGGAGAACTGATTTTCTAGCATTTTAAGTTAACCTGTCATCAATTTCCATAAACATCGAACTttcaaaataaacaataatagaAGTATTAAAAGtggtatttattattattattattattattattattattattattattattattagattgCCCTGAATGTGAACTTGAAAATGGCTTTTCCGTTTCCGTTTCACTCACTGCGCAATCTACATTTGGATGcattgtgatatatatatatatatatatatatatatatatatatatatatatatatatatatatatatatatatatatatataatatatacgcAGTTGTTTTAAAATAGATTGGAATAATTTTTATGATTGGTGGGATTCCTATTAAAAGATGTTTTTCAAAAGCCTTCATAAAGGGTttcctctctgtatctctcttcttctctgctCCTGTACAGCCAAGCCCATCAGTCTGGTTGAGAGGTGCTGGTGTCGTTCTACTGTGAACACAGTGCCACAGAGGAACATCCGTGAGCTTAAATTCGTCCACACACCCAACTGCCACTTCCAAGTCATGTGAGTATCTTCTACAGTGTTTTTCTCACGCACTCATCCATCCTGGCCCTGCACTGCTTCACGGGGGGTGTCTTATCAAACTCTTTACCCGTCAATGCACACCATCAATCTCCCACTGCTGAAGGAGCATTGAATGGTGCCAGAACCGGCCTCCCCTGTCTGGCATTGTGCTGTGGAACAAGCTCTCACAATCAGACACATGTAGAGGAAATGCTACGGGTGGCGGGGGGCTTCCAGCCCTGGATGGAGCCTTGTTCTATTCTATGGAAGACGTAAGGATCCAAAAGACGTTTTCTTGAAGTGATTTTTCACCAGTTATGACCGCTGAACTTTTCCTACGTCATTTCCATAAAAGCCTTTCCATACTGTTGACAGGAGTAATACATATCTCCAGTTTACACCAGAGATGAGTTTAATGCTTGTAACACAGAGGAAGTTATAGTAACATAACAGCAAAAACTACAAAACCACATTTCACCAGTACACAAATTCGAGGGTTCTGTGAAGGGTGATTTagggggaacacacacacacacacacacacacacacacacacacgcacacacaaagttGACACAGGAATTATCATGAAGTCCCCCGAGTACAGATCAGACCCGAAACGGTGCTGTTGAGTGAAGCTGGTAACATTATATGACAAGGTTTCTGTCGACCTTCACTTGCTGTGGAGTAATTACTGCCTGCTGTCCCACAGTCCTGACAGTCCTGCCCCACAGTCCTGACTAGGACAACCTAGAACACTGAGGTCCTGATACACTGCTGAGAAAGTGGAGGACATCAGAGCATTGCGTAGATTTTGTGAAGGAAGCAGATAATAGTCATGATGGACAAATGTTTGAACCGTTACTGCTTCTTTGTTAATTGGCACGCAGTTATTGcattttttttaagttaatGGGTTTTAAGCTTTTGATGAAGGAGAATCTTGTGAAGTTACCTGATGAGTGTTTACTTCACAAATTGCTGTGAGGTGGTTTGGATAACAGCTCCTAACACATGCCTTTGTCATGACTGTGTGACTTCCATGACTCATTTGAACCTTAGATTTAAAGCATGGGGTTCAGTAACATGTTTGAACATACCTCCCTAACTTTGTTTAAGAAGATAAGTGTGATAAGTGTGTATTTAGGTCACCAATCTAAAACTTCCATGTGCTAAGAAACTAGAGGTCAGTGATTGTCTTTATGGATTAAGATTTAATTACTTTGTGATTACTATTGGCACAAAACGTGAAGAAAGCAACAAACTCTGTTTACCACTAAACCTGTTACCACACAATGACTAGAATTGCACTTTGTAGCTTACTTTATGTAGACACACAATTATCCAGTTAAAACAATTTAAAACTAGCATTTAAATAATCGATTGTTTGCAGCCTGAAAAGAAGTGGTTAACATCTAGTTAAGCGAGATATACACACAAATCTGACTAAAACCTCTGTAATTCGCAGCACTTCCTAAAGGCATAGGAGGGTCCACAGTCTGACGGTCTGTCAAGGGAATTTGGAAAAGAGACAAAGGGGGTAGAAAATAGCAGTAGTTGAATATCACTTACCCTGGGAGGGTAACGGGCGGAAAGGAACTGCCTCCCCGAGCTCCTCACCCTGCTCCTTCACGCTCCCTTTCCCGCGTGTCATTGTGTGGTTAATGCCGACTATCACATATCTATTGTGCTGCATTCCCAGTTCCTTCACAATAGGCAGCCCGATGCTTCAAAAGGAACATCATCAAACGGCCTGTGCAGTTCCATGGCTGAGCCGTATGGGCGAGTGACTATTAATAAGACGTCTAACCATTTTTCTGGTCTGTTTTCTTCGCAGTGCCAAGCTGAAGAACAATAAGGAGGTGTGCATTAATCCTGAAACCAAATGGCTCCAGCAGTACCTGAAGAATGCCCTTGAAAAGTAAGAAGAAAAACTCTTTAGACAAGCACAAGCACTACTGCCATGTGTCCCTCGGCATGTAACCAATCAGATCTAAGGTTCTCACATATGGAACTGCAAATgtacaatttatttattttttgatctACACATTCCAAAACATCATATGTTTCTAAAAATGACTCATGCACAGTTTTAACATTTAAAAAGCTAATTGAAGAGACACTGGTATTTCCCTATTTCCTGTTTCTCCCATATATCCCTAACGTGCAGGCAATCCCTTGCCGTTGTGCTTTATGGTCCTAAACCCTGACTTTATTCTTCCAGTGGAGCTGTGAAGTGTGTATACTTTTGGTTGCTGAACATAATTTTAATTCTTACCAGCCCTTGTAACTTACTAATGCAAAGCATGTTCTCCCACTGTGGTCTTGGCTTAAAACCAGACTGATGCTGATCATAAATCAAACATCCCTGCTATGGTCACTTTGGATCATGCAGCTAACATGGAATTCACCTATTTTTAATGTAACATCTTCTGAAAAGTGGAATAGGCGATGCCTCTTTTCATTTGTTCTTGAAGTTGTGCCATTTTCTGCTGCCTTCATCGGGCACATGGTTAGGGCTTTTGTGAGCTGCTGAGCAGTACCGGGTCTGCGCTGGCGCACACCGATGTCTAATTGGATTGCATGCTGTACACATACGTGCCATATAAAAGACAGAGAGGCGTGAACAGTCCGTTCTACAGAACAAAACAGCCGTGGCTTGAGGTGGACAATGTCTCTGCAGGACAGAAGGCCTGTGAACAGCTGCAAGGCACAGATGAGCCCACACTGTGAGCTCTATTGGGAATATGATTTAGTATGGGAAAGGGAAGATGGACATCTGATGAAAAAATCTGGTACATCTCTGTTGAGATATCACCCATTCAGCTCTCTGATCACTAGTTTTTTTAACGGACTAGATTCTCTGCTCACAGGACTGCTGGACTGCACAGTGCAATGTGTCTTATGTCTTGTTGGGAAACACAAAACTCTTGTATAATGAGCTACCTATGTGATTAAAAGCACAAACTGCCTATAAAACACGCTGACATGCCTGTTGCAGAGTATGGCCTGGAGCAGATATTTGGCTCCAAGTTCTAAGTGCTTTCACAGAGAGAGTTTGGCAGAGCGTTAAATGGTCCTGCTTCCCATCAAATGTCACTTTGGGCTAAAGAATCAGAACTCATTCAGAAGCAACTCACGGTCATTAATCACACCGTGCTGCATGCTCACTATCGCTGAGATCTGCTTGGCTCAGGCATTTTGGGAGGAAACAGCAGAAAACGTCCAGACCGTCCATATGAAACAACTCAGCTT from Brachyhypopomus gauderio isolate BG-103 chromosome 15, BGAUD_0.2, whole genome shotgun sequence encodes the following:
- the cxcl12a gene encoding chemokine (C-X-C motif) ligand 12a (stromal cell-derived factor 1) — protein: MDLKVIVIAALITVTMYGSVSQAKPISLVERCWCRSTVNTVPQRNIRELKFVHTPNCHFQVIAKLKNNKEVCINPETKWLQQYLKNALEKMKKAKQVN